The following proteins are encoded in a genomic region of Sparus aurata chromosome 11, fSpaAur1.1, whole genome shotgun sequence:
- the mydgf gene encoding myeloid-derived growth factor yields MATQNNFCAFHVAFLLVFALTAAFIPAGASSPSTKTVEFNVKPGGVVHTFSEGVAEYECSFTYASQGGTNEQWLMSVGLSDDNTLFSCSVWRPQGKSYLFFTQFKAELKGTKIEYASAFSQTAAGGQGDVPLKPEEFTIGESTVTHTEGKFSAQLSKLTAVGRTQHDEL; encoded by the exons ATGGCGACCCAAAATAACTTTTGCGCTTTTCATGTGGCCTTTCTGCTTGTCTTTGCGTTGACTGCCGCGTTTATCCCGGCTGGTGCTTCTTCTCCATCGACGAAGACTGTGGAGTTCAACGTCAAACCGGGAGGAGTCGTGCACACTTTCAGTGAGGGGGTT GCAGAGTATGAATGCTCATTCACTTATGCTTCTCAAGGGGGAACCAATGAG CAATGGCTGATGAGTGTGGGCTTGAGTGACGACAACACACTGTTTTCCTGCTCTGTGTGGAG GCCTCAGGGGAAATCCTACCTGTTTTTCACTCAGTTCAAAGCTGAACTGAAGGGAACCAAAATTGAATATGCCAGCGCATTT TCGCAGACGGCAGCGGGAGGACAGGGTGACGTGCCTTTGAAGCCGGAGGAATTTACCATAGGCGAATCAACAG TGACCCACACGGAGGGAAAGTTCAGCGCTCAACTCTCCAAACTCACAGCCGTTGGACGGACACAACATGATGAGCTGTAA